The DNA sequence ATCTGTTGCAACTATAACACCTTTGTCACAAGTAAGTTCCGCTATTTGAGTCGTCTTTGTACCGGGCGCGGCACAAATATCCAATATCTTCCAGCCGGACTGCGGATTTAACAAAGTAACAATGGAAGATGACGTTGCATCCTGTATTGTAAAAAGACCTTCTTTAAAGGCCTTAAGTTCAGCAATATTGCCTGACTTGTTTATCCTGACCATCTTATATTGTTCAGCAAAATCACAATCTACCCCCTGGCTTATCAGGATTTCAAAAAGTTCTATTGCGGTTAATTTAAGTCTGTTGGGTCTTGCATAAACTGAAGGTCTGCGATTTGACGCGAAACAAATATTTTTTGTCTGCTCGAAATCGAACTGGCCGAGCCACTGCTCGACGAGCCATAAAGGCAGTGAAAACGCACTGCTCAGATATTCGGCTTTTTTCTTATTTACGTCCGGCAGGATATCGATATTAAATTCACAGCCGATGGTCGGACTTAACGGCAGAGTTTTTCGTGAATCAGCCTTGCCTAAATCCGCTGATTTGTTTTTTATTGAAGCGCAAACTTTTCGCAGTACCGCATTTATAAAGCCCGCTGCTTTTTTCGAGCTGATTTTCTTCGCCAGGTCAACTGCTTCGTTGACAATGGCATAATCAGCCTGACTGGTAAAAACAAGCTCATAAACAGCAATTCTCAAACAATTAAGAATCTTTGTCGGAATATTCTTTATGGGCTGAACTGAACTTTGTGCGATGAGATTATTAATAAACCCATAATTTCTTATTACGCCGAATGTGATATCAACAAGAGCTGCGCGATTCTGTGTTTTATCGCCGAACTTTTCGACAAGCTCAGCACAGTTATACTCTGACACCTTAAAATTATTTAAAACTTCCCACGCAGTTCGCCGCGGACTAAATTGAGGAGCTTTCATTACCCGTTTTCCTCAAGGGGCACAAAAAAATCACCTGCCCCGCTTCCCCTGCCGTTTAAAAACGACTTAAAATCCATTATTTTCCCGCCATGCGGTTTAATTTCCAATATCTTTATACTGCCCGTTCCGCAGGCAATATTAAATTCTGCGTCAACCAGCCCCGCCCGGTCGTGTTTTGCATGTTCATCCGTAACTATTGTTTTTGATATCGCCGCCGGGCACTTTTTGCCGTTTTGAGCGGAAACAAAACACGCCGCAGCCCCCGGCCAGGGACAAAGCCCTCTTACCTTATTATGTATCTGCCTGGCCGATAATGTAAAGTCAATTCTGCCATCGCTTTTTTTCAGTTTCGGGGCCGACGTCGCCAGTGAATTA is a window from the Phycisphaerae bacterium genome containing:
- a CDS encoding transcription antitermination factor NusB, which produces MKAPQFSPRRTAWEVLNNFKVSEYNCAELVEKFGDKTQNRAALVDITFGVIRNYGFINNLIAQSSVQPIKNIPTKILNCLRIAVYELVFTSQADYAIVNEAVDLAKKISSKKAAGFINAVLRKVCASIKNKSADLGKADSRKTLPLSPTIGCEFNIDILPDVNKKKAEYLSSAFSLPLWLVEQWLGQFDFEQTKNICFASNRRPSVYARPNRLKLTAIELFEILISQGVDCDFAEQYKMVRINKSGNIAELKAFKEGLFTIQDATSSSIVTLLNPQSGWKILDICAAPGTKTTQIAELTCDKGVIVATDKDNSRLTRIGENIQRLGVTSVKVLGYDDFLKEACQPASADAVLLDVPCSNTGVLAKRPEVRLRLNEKRIEELAKTQVELLEFASSIVTEGGKICYSTCSILNQENIDVVNNFIRQKPEFSLEKEKIFLPSAGTYDCDGAYAAILQKN